A window of the Helianthus annuus cultivar XRQ/B chromosome 4, HanXRQr2.0-SUNRISE, whole genome shotgun sequence genome harbors these coding sequences:
- the LOC110933985 gene encoding protein RESPONSE TO ABA AND SALT 1: protein MAHYHEYFLAKARVYRQNVFLALSPPWFRSYERTFLWLAGFRPGLAIRVVKSCGLEFTSDQAEMLDRLSVETKDGEKMITDRLAGLERQVVAPPMLVLVRMVRTEVNGMVNQADTAVDRLAEDMEVLVECADYLRGKTVAKVMGILTAAQTVRFLAAMAQLQLRIRQWRQLREAEARGDANLNLP, encoded by the coding sequence ATGGCTCACTATCACGAATACTTCCTTGCAAAGGCGCGAGTTTATCGCCAAAATGTCTTTCTAGCTCTCTCACCACCTTGGTTCAGATCATACGAGCGAACATTCCTATGGCTAGCTGGCTTCAGGCCCGGTCTTGCCATTCGTGTGGTGAAAAGTTGTGGGCTCGAGTTTACCTCAGATCAAGCAGAAATGTTGGATAGGTTGAGTGTTGAGACTAAAGATGGAGAAAAGATGATTACAGACAGGCTAGCAGGGTTGGAGCGGCAAGTGGTGGCGCCACCAATGCTTGTGCTAGTGAGAATGGTGCGAACGGAGGTGAATGGGATGGTTAATCAAGCGGACACCGCGGTGGATAGGTTGGCGGAGGATATGGAAGTTTTGGTTGAATGTGCGGATTATTTGAGGGGGAAGACCGTGGCTAAGGTGATGGGAATACTCACTGCGGCTCAAACGGTGAGGTTCTTGGCCGCTATGGCGCAACTTCAGCTGAGGATTCGGCAATGGAGGCAGCTGAGGGAGGCCGAGGCACGTGGAGACGCTAATCTTAATCTTCCCTAA